In Hyalangium gracile, the genomic stretch TCCCGGCGGCGCTTGAGGGGCGAGAGGGGGCATGGTAGCCGGTGAGGCTTGCCGATGCCCTGTGTCCGTCCTGATCGCGGTGTCACCGCGGCCCCCTCCTCGGAGCGGGCTGGAGCGAGGGAGCCGCGCGCCGTGGCGGGTGGGCGACGCGAATGGGAGCGGTGGGCGGTGAGGCTGGCGCCAGTGCTGGGGCTGGGGCTGTGCCTGCTGCCGGCCTGGGTGCTGGCGTGCCCCACGTGCGTGGAGCGGGCGCCGGAGTCGTCGATGCGCTCGGCGCTGCTGGTGGGCGCCATGCTGCTGTTGCCGTTCCTGTTGGTGGCGCTGGGAGTGTGGGCGGCGATCCGGGCGGCGAGAGGTGACGCGAAGAGGAGCTCGTGATGGATGCAGCGCCCCCGCCTCCCGGAGCCGAGCCCCGCCGCCCCGTGAGCACGGTGGCGCTGCCCGAGGACGCGAGCACCCACGGCCACCGCATCGACTCGCTGCTGGCGCTCAGCCACCGCTTCGACCTCATCCTCACGGGGGTGATGGTGGGCTGGCTGCTGCTGACGCTGGTGCGCTTCCGGGGGGCTCGGAAGGTGCCCGCGGATGGCGGGACGCGGCGCAGCCGGATGCTGGTGATGGTGGCGGCGCTGACGATTTTCGGGGTGGTGGACGGCTCGCTCTTCGCGCGCTCGCTGGGCTACCTGGATGACGTGCTGTGGAACTTCGACGTGCCGGCCGGCAACCCGGACACGGTGCGCCTGGAGGTGAACGCTCGGCAGTGGGCGTGGGAGGCGCGGTACGCGGGGCAGGACGGGCGCTTCAACACGGCGGATGACGTGGTGACGTGGAGCGACCTTCGGGTGCCGGTGGGCGTGCCGGTGTGGGTGCAATTGGCGTCCACGGATGTGGTGCACGGCTTCTCGCTGCCGAACTTCCGGGTGAAGCTGGATGCGATTCCGGGCCGGGTGAACCAGACGTGGTTCCAGGCGGCGAAGCTGGGGACGTGGGAGGTGGCCTGCTACCAGCACTGCGGCACCAGCCACTACAAGATGCGAGGCACGCTGACGGTGATGACGCCCGAGGACTACGCGGCGTGGCTGCGCGAGCAGAGCCGGCAGGCGGCGCGCCTGTATGACGCTCAGGACACGGCGGCGCACTGGGGCTGGGAGTGGAGGCCGAAGCCATGAGGCTGTTCTCCACGGACCATAAGGTGGTGGCGCGGCAGTTCCTCTGGGCTGGGTTTGGCTTCCTGCTGCTGGGCGGGCTGCTGGCGATGCTCATCCGCTGGCAGTGGGCGTACCCGGGGCGGCCGGTGCCGGGGCTCGGGGCGGTGCTGCCGAGCGCGGACGGATCGATTACCCCGCCGGCGTACATGGGGCTGTTCACCATGCACGGGCTGGTGATGGTGTTCTTCGCCATCGCCCCGCTGCTCATCGGCGCGCTGGGCAACTTCGTGGTGCCGCTGGCGGTGGGGGCGCGCGGCATGGCGTTCCCGAAGCTGTCGGCGCTGAGCTTCTGGGTGTTCGCGGTGGGCGGAGCGCTGGTGCTGGCCTCGTTCGGGGTGCGGCTGGGGACGGCGAGCGCGGCGTGGACGTCCTATCCGCCGCTGTCCACGCACGTGTTCACCCCGGGGGCGGGACAGACGCTGGTGATGATGGGCGTGCTGTGCGCGGCGGTGTCGTCCTTCCTCAGCGCGGTGAACTACGTGGTGACGGTGGTGCGAGCGCGGGCGCCGGGGATGACGTGGGGGCGGCTGCCGCTGACGGTGTGGGGGCTGTTCCTCACCTCGGTGCTGAACCTGCTGTTCATCCCGGTGGTGGCGGCGGCCACGGGGCTGCTGCTGCTGGACAGGCTCACGGGCACGCGCTTCTTCCTCGAGGGCGCGGCGGTGGCGGGCCGCGGCGGCGACCCGATGCTGTACCAGCACCTGTTCTGGATGTTCGGGCACCCCGAGGTCTACATCCTCATCCTCCCGGGCTGGGGAATGATTGGCGACATGGTGTCCTACTTCAGCCGGCGGCCGGCGCACGGGTACCGGGGCACGGTGCTGGCGATGAGCACGGTGTCCGCGCTGTCCGGGCTGGTGTACGCGCACCACCTCTTCACCAGCGGACTGTCGCCGATGCTGGGGCGGGCCTTCAGCACGCTGACGCTGATCATCTCGCTGCCGTCGACGGTGATGTTCCTCAACTGGCTGGTGACGATGTGGCGCGGGAGCGTGCGGCTGACGGCGCCGCTC encodes the following:
- a CDS encoding cytochrome c oxidase subunit II, whose product is MDAAPPPPGAEPRRPVSTVALPEDASTHGHRIDSLLALSHRFDLILTGVMVGWLLLTLVRFRGARKVPADGGTRRSRMLVMVAALTIFGVVDGSLFARSLGYLDDVLWNFDVPAGNPDTVRLEVNARQWAWEARYAGQDGRFNTADDVVTWSDLRVPVGVPVWVQLASTDVVHGFSLPNFRVKLDAIPGRVNQTWFQAAKLGTWEVACYQHCGTSHYKMRGTLTVMTPEDYAAWLREQSRQAARLYDAQDTAAHWGWEWRPKP
- a CDS encoding cytochrome c oxidase subunit I produces the protein MRLFSTDHKVVARQFLWAGFGFLLLGGLLAMLIRWQWAYPGRPVPGLGAVLPSADGSITPPAYMGLFTMHGLVMVFFAIAPLLIGALGNFVVPLAVGARGMAFPKLSALSFWVFAVGGALVLASFGVRLGTASAAWTSYPPLSTHVFTPGAGQTLVMMGVLCAAVSSFLSAVNYVVTVVRARAPGMTWGRLPLTVWGLFLTSVLNLLFIPVVAAATGLLLLDRLTGTRFFLEGAAVAGRGGDPMLYQHLFWMFGHPEVYILILPGWGMIGDMVSYFSRRPAHGYRGTVLAMSTVSALSGLVYAHHLFTSGLSPMLGRAFSTLTLIISLPSTVMFLNWLVTMWRGSVRLTAPLLAAVGAMVVFGLGGITGLALGAVATDIPLHGTMWVVGHFHLTMGAASFLAVFAGLYFWFPKMFGRTLHAGLSKTHVVLTAVLFLAVFGGQLLTGYAGQLRRLYDPYQYEYLRHLLTLNKGTSHAAFTLGLVQLLFVVNLVWSLRKGPAADANPWQVGTLEWTCAPSPPPVDNYAQVPVVVRGPYALSQPEGLEQLGRDWIGQAEVLPDEARRAPEAPAEAAPVVPSAGGVG